GGCACCGCCGAAACCCGGCAAGGCAGCGCCATACGCGGATCGATTCGTGAGCGAGCACGTGCTCGAGTACAAGTATCGGGGCTCGGATCCATCCCACCGCGACAATGTCGGTCTGCGCGAGGCGCTCATCCGGCACGTGCCGCTCATCTACCTGCATGGCCTGGTCGTCGGGCGATATCTCGCCGAGTGGCCGGTCTACGTGGTCGGAGACGACCGCGAACGCCTCACGTTTCGCGTCGAGCTGGACGCGCGGCACCTCGAGCGCAGCGAATACTCCTTCGGCGCGGATCGCGGTGTCGAGCGGGGCTACAGCGAAGTGACCGTGCTCAGGCGACTCCACCAGAAGACGTTCCAGGCGCGAGTCCTCGAGGCGTACCGAGAGCAGTGCGCCCTATGTCGCTTGCGCCACCGCGAGCTGCTCGACGCGGCGCACATCGTCCCCGACAGCGAGGAAGCTGGGGAGCCGGTCGTGTCGAATGGGCTCGCGCTCTGCAAGCTCCATCATGCCGCGTTCGATCGGGAGATCATCGGGATCCGTCCCGATCTGATCGTAGAAGTCCGCGGCGACGTTCTCGAGGAAGTGGACGGGCCGATGTTGAGACACGGGTTGCAGGGCTTCCATGGTCAGCGCATCCACGTCCCCGGGCGTGCACTCGAGAAGCCCGACCCCGAGCGTCTACGGGAACGCTACGAGCGATTCCGGCGCGCGAGTTAGAAGCGTCCGCGCAGAACCGTCTCTCCGGCGCATCTCCCGAATCGTCGCAGCGCTCGCGATCCGAGAGAGGAGGTGGCGTCGAGCTCCAGCGAGCAGCGCCTCGATTTGCCCAGACACGATACCCCGCGGGTCCGGCTGCCTCGGCTGCGAGGACCCCGAGACGTCTCTTCAGCGGGGCTCTCCGGTGAACGGATTGTATTTGACCCGAGGACCGTAGCGGAACCGCGCGTACGACTTGTAGATACCGCGGTAGGTCCAGAAGAGAGCTGGCACTCGGTGCATTGCCATGACCATCCGGGACGAGAGCTC
This Deltaproteobacteria bacterium DNA region includes the following protein-coding sequences:
- a CDS encoding HNH endonuclease, translated to MYASRVRDASDYEIDGAVRAAAFQFLTEQTRIHGSDLPYALLSQGFTFRGQRVPLLGPQGIFKPAVLPAIPLSIATAPPKPGKAAPYADRFVSEHVLEYKYRGSDPSHRDNVGLREALIRHVPLIYLHGLVVGRYLAEWPVYVVGDDRERLTFRVELDARHLERSEYSFGADRGVERGYSEVTVLRRLHQKTFQARVLEAYREQCALCRLRHRELLDAAHIVPDSEEAGEPVVSNGLALCKLHHAAFDREIIGIRPDLIVEVRGDVLEEVDGPMLRHGLQGFHGQRIHVPGRALEKPDPERLRERYERFRRAS